The following are from one region of the bacterium genome:
- a CDS encoding DUF4326 domain-containing protein produces the protein MREKDLACYCPKGSPCHTDVLLRLANHDCKAESGRL, from the coding sequence CTGCGTGAAAAGGATCTTGCCTGTTATTGTCCGAAAGGATCTCCGTGTCATACGGACGTGCTGCTGAGATTGGCGAATCATGACTGCAAGGCGGAGAGTGGACGCTTGTAA